The Zygotorulaspora mrakii chromosome 4, complete sequence nucleotide sequence CGTGGGTATAAGACACTCCATGTAAGGAAGCAGCAGCGTAGCTGACCTGAAATGGAAAATCGATTAACGTATTATTAATGGTTCCATTTTCAGAAAGTAACGGAAATGCTGTAGTGCTAATACCGCCTTTATTAGTTGCGACAGGGAGGGTTCTCATAAAGCGTTGAGCTTTCTCACAAGTTTCATTTGCGCATACAGTTGAATCGGTagtaatgaaaaattccaaaCCTTGAGATCCTATCAAGTGTTTTTTTAGTTCTACCAATTTATTTACAATGTGTTCTTGAAAAGCTGGCTCATCTTCGAGCATGCCACTTAAGTTCGCAATAAACTGCACCTGCTGGATTCCTGATAGATTTTCGCATATTGCCTTTGTTTGACTTATGTGGGCAGCAGCAAATCCACGGGCAAACGAATGCCCCGATTCCGCTACCGAGGCGGTATTCGACGAAACTAAAGACCTAATGAGAATTTTAATCTTCTCGCTATGTTTCTTGAAGTCCGTCTCGATTAATaactttttccaaatatcgAAAATATGATCAGTCTTTGAATTAAGAGACCATCCGTCAAACCTGAGAGATAGTCTGGGTTCGCATGTAACGGGATCAGCTGTAACTTCGATATGGGTTGAAACGCCACCGGTATGAAGCTTcatatcatcttcaatatcacTGTAATCTTGAGTAGAAGTGCCTAAGCTGGTCAAAGAATCAGCAAACAGAGGTAAATAGGGATACAGTTTCAAAGGAATGGAATCGTTCAATAGCCTTTTGGCTCTAAGGTATGTGATCCCATTAGTGTCGGTGATACGGCATGTGATATTTTCGGCTAAAGGATCTAGCTCATAGGTATCACCTACGCGAGGTATATCAGTCAATTTCAGACTTGGTAAGGAAGACAAATCTTCGACTGAgttttgctttttttgcaaatataATCCCCTATCGTAAATGGCTTTTCGGTCGTCCTCATTTAAAGACTTTATCTTTGTTTTAAGGCGTTCAGATTCTTCTATTTCTAATTTCTTAGAAAAATCTGCATCACCTTCCAtagaaaagttgaaagaagGTTTGCCAATTATATATTTCTCCAACAGGTCCTGAAATAATTTGTCACCATGCTGCTCCAGCTCTTCACGAAAGCGAGTTAAAATGTCGTCAAACTGAAGTGTCTCAAATGGGTCAACACCATTTGACCAGTTTGGCAATATAGAATATAACAATTGTAGCCCAAAATCAGACTTTTGATCCTTTTTACTCAACTCAAGTTGCTGGATGATAGCATCGATCTTCTTGCGATCAAAGGGTGTTGCTTGCAATTCTTGAAAGGTTTCTATGACTATTGTTCTAAACTGATCTAGATCACGCACTCCTTGGACACCAATGGTCAGAAAATTGGCAGCAGTAGCCGATTCAAAACCTGAGTTAACAGAAAAATCCAATCCAACGCCTGATTCaatcaatctttgaaagaatacGGAAGAATGACCATCCATTAGTAAATTACCAAGCACCTTAAGAAGGAAGGTTTCATAGATGTCATGTGGAGAACCACAAATCCAGGTCATTGACGTTTTTAACTGTCTATCTGGTGGTAACATCGTGTCCAATTCACCTTCAGTATTCACGTCAATAGGTACTGATAACTCTACTGGAAGCAAAACtgtttgattttttattctctTTCCATAGCCCGCAAATGCGTTGtttaaagatttcaaagtaCTGTCCAGAGGAAAGTTACCATAAGTAAATGTTTTTGCATTTGATGGATGATAATTTGTTTTGTGGAAATCCACCAATTCGTGATAGTACAAGTCTGTTATTTTCTTGGGGTTACCACCAGAGTCATTCAATGAGGGatatattgaattttgatatgCTACCCAAAAATAGTAATTGGCATTCGATATTTGGCCTTTCATTTCATTATACACAACACCTTTGAATACAATATCACTCTTGGAATCCATAACATTTTCATGTTCTAATCTCCAGCCCTCCTGATAAAAATCTTCCGATTTAAGTAATGGGTTCAATGTGGAATCAATGTAAACATCTCgtaaatttttgaagtctGTCATATTAGTCGTGGAAAAAGGGAAGAGAGTGTAATCAGGGCCTGTCATTGCGTtcataaaatttgaaagagatctattcaacattttgaagaacGGGTCCCTGACTGGATACTTTTGAGAGCCACATAACGTAGTATGCTCCAAAATGTGAGGAACGCCGGTTGCATCCGGTGGATTAGTTTTAAATGCAATGCTAAAGCTgttatttttatcatctCTGTCGATATGTAAATGCTCTGCCCCTGTCTGACTATGAACCAACCCGACAGCAGTTAACTTGAATTCTGGTACTGCCATAGTACGTTTGACTTCAAACCCATGGATTATTCCACCAACGGGATACTTTCTAAGCACCTTTTTCTGGGCATAGGATGAATAAAATCTCTGAAACCGCAACATTTCAAATAGAGAGCCCTTTTACCAATTGTATACTTTGTAGTCACTCTCAGGCGCTATTAAACACAATCACAAAAAATACAGCCAAAAATCCTATCTAAGCAAATGAATATAGCACTCTAAGCCTTGCATAGGCTTCAGTATAGTTGAATCAATCCTCAAACTGTTGAGCTAGGTTACTTATGCCCGCATCAATATGCCAAATCAACGCTATCCAATCTTGGCTTACCTATCGACGTAACCCGTCTTCATCATACTTGACGGCATTTGgaagttttttcattttataaGCAACTGGTGGCAAAAAAGACGCCAATATGTTTTATGACACTTCAAGACGAGTTTAGTGTGAAATATTGAGAGCGTTTTACCTCATTGAACGTAGAATAATATGTCAGAATCATACGAACAACCACCAGTGGCCCCAGAAGAGTATGAAGCCCCAGCTGCTGAACCTGTAGAACAGACGGGAGCTCcagaagaggaagagcaGGTACCTCCTCCTCAGCCAGAACACGATGAAATGGAACGTCAGCATGAACCAATGAGTCACCATGAACCAATGGATCATCACATGGATGATCGTTATCATCAACCGGGTCCTCAACCATACTACCCACCTCCCCCACAATTGGAAGGTGAATTATCCACTACTAGACTTTTTGTCAGACCATTCCCTTTCGATGTTCAAGACTCCgaattgaatgaaatatttaCGCCATTTGGTCCTATGAAAGAGGTCAAGATTCTTAATGGCTTTGCATTTGTGGAATTCGAAGAAGCTGACTCTGCCTCAAGAGCAATCGAAGAAGTCAATGGTAAGACCTTTGCCAACCAGCCTCTGGAAGTTATGTTCTCCAAACTACCACCTAAAAGATACCGTATTATGTTAAGGAATTTACCTGAAGGTTGTTCGTGGCAAGAACTTAAAGATTTGGCACGTGAGAATAGCTTAGAGACCACTTTCTCAAGTGTCAATACTAGAGATTTTGACGGAACTGGTGCCTTAGAATTCCCAACTGAAGAAGTTTTAGTTGAGGCTTTGGAGAAGTTGAACAATATTGAATTTAGAGGCTCTGTCATTACagttgaaagagatgacaACCCCCCTCCTATCAGAAGATCTAATAGAGGTGGCTTCAGAGGTCGTGGTGGCTTCAGAGGCGGCTTCGGTGGCAGAGGCGGATACGGTTTCAGAGGTGGATACGGTGGTCCAAGAGGCGGTTTCGGAGGCCCAAGAGGCGGCTTTGGTGGCCCAAGAGGTGGCTACGGTGGTCCAAGAGGTGGATTTGGTGGTCCAAGAGGTGATTACGGTGGCCCTAGAGGTGGATTTGGCGGCCCAAGAGGCGGCTATGGTGGTCCAAGAGGCGATTATGGTGGTCCAAGAGGTGGATTCGGCGGTCCAAGAGGTGGATTCGGCGGTCCAAGAGGCGGCTATGGTGGTCCAAGAGGCGGATTCGGTGGCCCAAGAGGCGGATATGGTGCCCCAAGGGGTGACTACGGTGCTCCAAGGGGTGACTACGGTGCTCCAAGAGATTCTTACAGAAGTAGAGATGCTCCTCCACGCGAAAGATCCCCAACAAGACAATAAACGGATATTCTTTTCCGTTATTGAACATTGCCTGAAGAGATAAGAAACTATCCCAGTTACGTATCATTTTTAAGTTTTTTTGTTCCATGTTCCCTTTAGTATAGTTATCAAGATTTCTGTTTCCTTCTAGGCTTCCTGTATCCAAAGTATTCGAATGGATCAATAATAAagtggaaaagaagagcaaacaagaaaaaaaaattttatagTGGATCTTATCATTAAGTTATCTCTCCAATCTCCAAATGTATTAATTTTCCTTCAGTATCCAAtttgtaaatattttttctcgCCTAATATGGAATATCAGTGGGCAGACCTTTTACACTCACAAATTGAGGGAAGGTGTATTATAATCGAACGTGTATCTTTATTTTCCTCTGTTTTCTGATTTTCACCTATCACACTAATTCTTCAACGACGTTGCAAATCTTGATATATTGTTTTTTGTCGAGTTGCAGATCGTAAAAAGAACCCTTTATGCATATCAGCGCAGAAATTCAATATGTTTCATTTTCTGTGACTGTCATTTTGATCCTTCAGCATTTGCGTCTTCAGAAAAATTCAACTAATAATATTTTTGCATGTTTTATTTATCTGTATAATATCTCAATTATAAAGTATAGCATTCCCATTGGAATGCGATCTCACAGCTTTTATTGATGGTGTTTATCATGAAGGTCATCTCGCATATATTTTATCAAGCATCGTCTTCCTCAGAGCCGGAATCTCCTCCACTGTCCTCTGTCACTACGTCCTCGATCAGCACACTTCCTTTAGGCCACAGCTGGTTTACATCTTTGATAGTGACAGTGCTATTTGCAGGGATCTCATGTCTAGGAAATGGTGAAACTAGTTCGAAATCAAAGTCAACGTAGGTTTGTCCAGTAAATACCTCGGGAACATTGCTTAATTCTTGCTCGAtcagttttttcatctcttgCATATCAGAAAATTCAGGAATAATATCTTGACTGGTAAAACATTGAACTGACATGTCTTTCGACAGctcttttattttgttcCGTATTTTACTTTTCCATTGTTCACTATCAAGCTTGGTTTCACTTAAATATAAAAAGCATCCTAACGTAACATAAATTGTGTATAGTGTTGTATTGCTTTTAAAATTTAATATCATCCTCAAACCTTGAGAGGTTCTTGCTTGTAGGGTTGCAGTATCTTCTTTTGTCCCTGATATCGGCATCTTCTCGTCAAGCAGATTGACACATGCGCGGAGCCAAAACAAATGCTTTGCTGTTTCTTTCcactttctttttctctcgAGTTCCAGCTCGTTGTTCTGTTTTGCGACGATCtcctcattttcttttcgacGCATTTCATCCTTAACTTTCTGCTGTCTTAGGGACTCCTCATAAGCTGCATCCTGTTTGCTTCTAATTTCTCTCGCCATACGTAGTTCATGCTGCTCATTTCTACTAACAAGGAGCTCTGCATTGTATCTTTCGATTGATAGCTTCAAAGATTTGTAAAATCTTTTTGCAGAGGTCAATCTGAGTCGTGATAAAACTGAGAGTCTTGTAACACCATTAATAGAGCCACTTGAGTTCAAAACATTGCCAACAAGAAGGCATTCTGGTGTATATCTCACTTTCAGCTGCTTGGCTACCAACCACGGCTCGAGCTCTTCGACGCACCCTGCGTATATCACTAAATCCTGGGCATGAGACTTCAACAAAGATAAAACATTTTGTTCTGATATAATCTTGGATAAAAACAGCTGCGAGTTTTTGTCACGTTCATCTGATTCTAGTAAACTAATATTTCCAATCAAAATCACAAGTAGAAATTTGAACTCTTCTTGGCATTCTTTCAACGCATCGTTGAATGTCATTTTAGTACAGAGGATGTCTAAAAGGGGACCCATGGCATTTTCATCAGCGATTTGTGGCAGTATTTCTTCCATACGCATGTTATTTCCACTTGGAAGTGAAGgaacttttgaaaccatATTTTCATTCCCAACATTGGATCGAAATCCAAACGTAATTATGCCCCACAATAACGATATTATGCCAATTCCAAGTTTTCCCAGCACCTTTGGTATAAACATTAGTATTACTAATAAAGGGCTGCTCTCTTGCATTATCTTCCAGGactcattttttcttttatttaaaCCAACAATTGAATAAGTCTCCAAATAATTTGCAGGTATTGGTTTTACAATGGGTAGAGATGGGACCAGATTCATATCGGAGATCAAAAAAGGTGACAAATCTTGATTCTGCTCCCCTATAGAAACATTCACATTGGGTGTTGAAGGCCTTTCTGGTATTGCCGGTTGCGAATTTTCTGCCTCCAATGACGCCTTCCAGTCATTGTCGTAATAGGAGCTCATTGCTCTTTCCAATTTCCAACCATGATTCTGCAGAAGTCTGATGATCAGCGGTAGGTCAGCATCGGGGAAGGTAGTTATCATCTGAAATTGGTTCAGCTGGTCCTGTTCCTCGTGAGACAGATTGAACTCCTGTCCTTCATGGATAATCAAAGGCATGTCAAAGCACCTAACTTCAGTTCACTTCGTTACAAGATAATAAATTGTACTAAAATTAGCCAACAGCAGCTGCAACTAATATATGAATGCAAGTACTGTAGATTAAATTTTAGttatattttacaaattACATCATTATACTAAACGAAGTTACACGTTAATTCGCTTCTATGATAATAGCGGTATCGATCACATGACACTGTATTGAAAGACAAATGAGAGCATAGAATAAGGGTAAAAAGCTGCGGAACTGAGGTAATGTTCCACTCATTCAATGAAAAGGTTTCTGATCCTATTTCGCTACTACGACGTACCAATTATCCTTTTCATAACCTTTATCCAAGACGGTTCCACCCGCGAGCAAACAATCCTCTTCTAATTCGCCCTCGCGGTATAAATGATAATATCTGTATTtagtatttttttcctgCGTATCTGACTCAATGTTTTGGGGATCGAGCTGTTGCTCTGATCTCTTTCGGTCCTGCtcttttttccaattggCCATGAATTTGGCTCTCTCGTTTGGCGGTACGCCCGTTAAATCTGGTTTAATGGCTTTATCACGTTTCCTTTCCTTGAGTGCCATTttcgttttcttttcttggaGCACCCATGGTACCAAGATATCTTGTTCCATGCCTTCGTGGTAACCTCTTCTAGAATTGCCTTGTTCCAATGCCCAACAGTATATCAGCGCCTCACCGCCTGCTTTCAATTTACTCAGTATATGGGCTATCGCAGAAACACGTCTTTCTCTGGTAGACCAATGATGTATCACTGCAATCGAAATCGCAAAATCGAAAGAGTTATCCTTATGTGGAAGATGCATTCCATCCGCAACCATAACATTGTGGCTTTTATCTATACTATGAGCACACTGAATGAGTCCCGAGGACCGGTCAGAGCCAATAATAAATACATTCGGgtttattttcagatatttgCCGTTGCCGCATCCCACATCAATACCTATACTTCCCACGCTTCTTTTATTGAGGAAACCTATGACAATCGGCCATGGCTTGTAACGCgtttctgaaaaatggtcCGCTATTTCGTTGTACACTTTGTGAACGTATTCTTCCTCCTTGATTTCAGCCATTGTACTCTATGCTATCAAAAGTGGAAAGTACGCACAAATCACCTTCTTTCGAAGATAGTCTTCTCGTTATCATCC carries:
- the CYM1 gene encoding pitrilysin family metalloprotease (similar to Saccharomyces cerevisiae CYM1 (YDR430C); ancestral locus Anc_5.541); the encoded protein is MLRFQRFYSSYAQKKVLRKYPVGGIIHGFEVKRTMAVPEFKLTAVGLVHSQTGAEHLHIDRDDKNNSFSIAFKTNPPDATGVPHILEHTTLCGSQKYPVRDPFFKMLNRSLSNFMNAMTGPDYTLFPFSTTNMTDFKNLRDVYIDSTLNPLLKSEDFYQEGWRLEHENVMDSKSDIVFKGVVYNEMKGQISNANYYFWVAYQNSIYPSLNDSGGNPKKITDLYYHELVDFHKTNYHPSNAKTFTYGNFPLDSTLKSLNNAFAGYGKRIKNQTVLLPVELSVPIDVNTEGELDTMLPPDRQLKTSMTWICGSPHDIYETFLLKVLGNLLMDGHSSVFFQRLIESGVGLDFSVNSGFESATAANFLTIGVQGVRDLDQFRTIVIETFQELQATPFDRKKIDAIIQQLELSKKDQKSDFGLQLLYSILPNWSNGVDPFETLQFDDILTRFREELEQHGDKLFQDLLEKYIIGKPSFNFSMEGDADFSKKLEIEESERLKTKIKSLNEDDRKAIYDRGLYLQKKQNSVEDLSSLPSLKLTDIPRVGDTYELDPLAENITCRITDTNGITYLRAKRLLNDSIPLKLYPYLPLFADSLTSLGTSTQDYSDIEDDMKLHTGGVSTHIEVTADPVTCEPRLSLRFDGWSLNSKTDHIFDIWKKLLIETDFKKHSEKIKILIRSLVSSNTASVAESGHSFARGFAAAHISQTKAICENLSGIQQVQFIANLSGMLEDEPAFQEHIVNKLVELKKHLIGSQGLEFFITTDSTVCANETCEKAQRFMRTLPVATNKGGISTTAFPLLSENGTINNTLIDFPFQVSYAAASLHGVSYTHEDGAPLQVLANLLTFKYLHREIREKGGAYGGGAAYSALEGLFNFYSYRDPRPLAALDTFDKSVSFVLNDTNWNNSDLNEAKLTIFQQIDAPVSRKSEGSMFFYSGVTDKMRQTRREQLLDVSVPDIHRVSELYLLNKKPVRAIIGPNINDKYPPSSWAIKKM
- the NPL3 gene encoding mRNA-binding protein NPL3 (similar to Saccharomyces cerevisiae NPL3 (YDR432W); ancestral locus Anc_5.542): MSESYEQPPVAPEEYEAPAAEPVEQTGAPEEEEQVPPPQPEHDEMERQHEPMSHHEPMDHHMDDRYHQPGPQPYYPPPPQLEGELSTTRLFVRPFPFDVQDSELNEIFTPFGPMKEVKILNGFAFVEFEEADSASRAIEEVNGKTFANQPLEVMFSKLPPKRYRIMLRNLPEGCSWQELKDLARENSLETTFSSVNTRDFDGTGALEFPTEEVLVEALEKLNNIEFRGSVITVERDDNPPPIRRSNRGGFRGRGGFRGGFGGRGGYGFRGGYGGPRGGFGGPRGGFGGPRGGYGGPRGGFGGPRGDYGGPRGGFGGPRGGYGGPRGDYGGPRGGFGGPRGGFGGPRGGYGGPRGGFGGPRGGYGAPRGDYGAPRGDYGAPRDSYRSRDAPPRERSPTRQ
- the UBX2 gene encoding Ubx2p (similar to Saccharomyces cerevisiae UBX2 (YML013W); ancestral locus Anc_5.543), with translation MPLIIHEGQEFNLSHEEQDQLNQFQMITTFPDADLPLIIRLLQNHGWKLERAMSSYYDNDWKASLEAENSQPAIPERPSTPNVNVSIGEQNQDLSPFLISDMNLVPSLPIVKPIPANYLETYSIVGLNKRKNESWKIMQESSPLLVILMFIPKVLGKLGIGIISLLWGIITFGFRSNVGNENMVSKVPSLPSGNNMRMEEILPQIADENAMGPLLDILCTKMTFNDALKECQEEFKFLLVILIGNISLLESDERDKNSQLFLSKIISEQNVLSLLKSHAQDLVIYAGCVEELEPWLVAKQLKVRYTPECLLVGNVLNSSGSINGVTRLSVLSRLRLTSAKRFYKSLKLSIERYNAELLVSRNEQHELRMAREIRSKQDAAYEESLRQQKVKDEMRRKENEEIVAKQNNELELERKRKWKETAKHLFWLRACVNLLDEKMPISGTKEDTATLQARTSQGLRMILNFKSNTTLYTIYVTLGCFLYLSETKLDSEQWKSKIRNKIKELSKDMSVQCFTSQDIIPEFSDMQEMKKLIEQELSNVPEVFTGQTYVDFDFELVSPFPRHEIPANSTVTIKDVNQLWPKGSVLIEDVVTEDSGGDSGSEEDDA
- the TRM9 gene encoding tRNA (carboxymethyluridine(34)-5-O)-methyltransferase (similar to Saccharomyces cerevisiae TRM9 (YML014W); ancestral locus Anc_5.544), whose translation is MAEIKEEEYVHKVYNEIADHFSETRYKPWPIVIGFLNKRSVGSIGIDVGCGNGKYLKINPNVFIIGSDRSSGLIQCAHSIDKSHNVMVADGMHLPHKDNSFDFAISIAVIHHWSTRERRVSAIAHILSKLKAGGEALIYCWALEQGNSRRGYHEGMEQDILVPWVLQEKKTKMALKERKRDKAIKPDLTGVPPNERAKFMANWKKEQDRKRSEQQLDPQNIESDTQEKNTKYRYYHLYREGELEEDCLLAGGTVLDKGYEKDNWYVVVAK